TTCTATATCTGTTGCACCAAAAGACGGGGCCATTGTAATAATCTGTACCTGATTATTAGTGATATCCGGAACAGCATCTATAGGCAGTTTGGTGACCTGATAGGAGCCTATTCCGATAAGACCCAGCATCAACAATGCAATAATGAGTTTATTCTTTACAGAAAACTCAATGATTTTTGTAAGCATAATGATTGATTATCTTAATTATTGTAATGAAATTCTGGTATCCTAAAACGTAACCCCAAGTATCTACATTTCATGTAAACACCTATAAGGAAACAGAATACCTTCCCAATCAAAAAATGACTGAGAAAACAGATTAAGATTGACAGAATCTTGGCGGCTGCCAGATAGAATTGAGGATTTCTTTATTGTAAAGAGCACTCTTATAAAAGACCTTTTTGATCTCGATAGGGCTAAATACTTTCCCTATACAATGAAAATCTAAGGAAGGATTAATAGTGAAAACCACAGATAACAGGTTTGCATGTGAAACAAAAGGCAATTTCTGGTCCTGATCGTGGTCACTGTCTTTCACAGGATGATCATAATGAGTCTTCAGAAATGCAGTAAGTGACATTTCAGGACTCAGATTTTTATGCTGAATATAATGCTCAATAAGAAGCGGCATTTTCAAAAGCTGATACAGTTCGGTTGTAGAAACCAAATAGAATGATAATAACAATATGGAAATCAGCTTTTTCACAATATCAAAATTATGAAATATTTCATTAAGAATGATTTTAAATAAAAGAATGAGAAATTGTTTCGGCTTATATTAACTTATAAACTGCATTCTTATTGAGATCGGTACCATTGATCTTATTGACATAAAGAGCTTTGTGAAAATTAGAAATGGCGGCTTGATAATTTTTCTTTTTCTTAAAATAAAGTCCAATGACTGAGTAATTAATCATCATAGACTGATCGTCCAGAAAATTTTTAGCTTTTAACCGCATCGATGCCATCGCATAACGATAAGCCGAATCTACATCCAGCTGAGAATAGATATTGCTGAGATTGGAATAGTTTAAATATTGAAATCTCTTTTGCTCTTCAGTATTCTTAATCTCGCTTCCACTCTGTACTTCTTCAAATACCTTTTTGGCAGCATTTCTGGGTTCGTTTTTGTCTAAGTAAATGTTGGCAAAACTGCTCAAGACGTTTGCCTTTGCATAAAATATTTTCTCACTTTTCGGATTTTCCTTTTGCAGCAGGTCATATGCGGAACTTAAATAACTTATTGCTTTATCATGAAACCTACTATTTATAACATTGAAGCTTATGAAGACACCGAAATACTGATGATTTCGCAAGAAGGCATTAAAGAAATGACAAAAGTTACTGCTTTCAATGAATTGACAAAACGACTGGACATGAACCACGGAATTGCAATGCAAAACCGCGTTAACAATGCAATTAGCCTGCCTGCAGTTGAGCGTTACAATAATCTATTTAAAACTCATCCTGCATGCATCGTATCTGGGAATTACAAAAGAAACTTTGAGCCGTATCCGAAAACAAAAATAATTTTCAAAATCTTAATTAAACCATTTCCTGATTTCCAAAGGTGAAACTTTGCTTTTGACTTAAAAACTCAAAACAATTCTTCAAGCTTAATCAAAGTTTCCTAGAAAATATTTTCCATAAAGTTCAGCTTACCATTTTAATTAAAAATGCAGACCAACTAGATCTGCATTTAAATTTTAGAATTATCGAAAGCTAAAGTATATACTTAAAGGTTTAGCTTTTAAATGTTTCAAGTGCCCAATCCTCAAAAAGTACCTGACCAGCGGAGTACTGACCAGCGGGGACTAAAAGTGAAGTAGGAACAACAAAATGCATATACTTATTTTCATTGTCTATAATCACTTTTTTATCCTGACCGGTAATTTGAATATACTCAGAGACAAAAGCCTCCATTTTGCCTCGTCTTGGTCCTGCAATTTCAATGGTGTTATTTTTAGGTTCTTCCAAAGAAAATTGTACTATGAACTCGGCAACATCATCAAGTGCAATTGGTTGATAGTCTAAGTTCGAAACAAAAACTTTATCCCCTTCTCCCTGAACTTGGATGATGGCTTCCACATGTTCGTGAAATTGTGTTGACCTAATTATAGTGTAAGGTATACCTGAGTTTTTAATAGTATCCTCTTGAAGTTTTTTTGCTCTAAGATAACCGATTTCCAATGCATCATCTGTTCCTACAATTGATAGAACGATATGATGCTTAACACTAGCATTCAATTCTGCTTTGACAAGATTTTTTCCCGCAGTCTCAAAAAATTGAAGTGCATTTTCTCCTTCGGGAGAAGATGAATTTGATAGATCGATTACTATTTCAGTTCCGGTCAATGCTTTCTGAAGCCCTTCACTAGTAAGGATATTTACACCTTGTGATGACGAACCAATTACTACTTTATGACCAAGTTTTTCCAATTTGTTAGTTACAAGCCTCCCTGTTAGACCTGTACCCCCTACTACTAAAATTTTCATATCTGATTTATTTAATATTGTAAAGTTTTTAAAATAAGCTACGCACTTGAACACCAAAGGGATTTTCAAACCAATATCTCCAATATCCATCGGTTCCTCTTTTAGCATAATCATTAGATGTTCCTCGCATACATATTTTTTCACCATTATTCGCAATACCTGCTATATTCCAGTCCAAGATTAGTGATGCTAGATTACCATCTACATAAACATTCCTTGTTGTAATTTTGATTGGCAATCCGAATTTAAAGAAGCAGTCCAATTCTCGCGCAATCTCCAATCTTCCTCTCCGAGGCTCACCGTTATCATTAATAAAGATTGCATCTTCCTCATAGAAACGAAGCATAGTCTCCGTATGGAAAGAATTCATATGAGCAAGAAAAGAGTCGACTATTCCCTCGGGAGTTTTTGACAATGAGAATAATGAGCTTTCAACAAAATTCTGTCCAATCATAAGACTTAAATTTTCTTTAGAAGTAATTTTTTTGTCTTACAAAATTGAGCAATTGGCATATGCAACGCCACTCACAAATTAAGGTAAAAGGTGGACAAAATAAGGAACAATCTTAATGATCTAAGGTTTGGTCTGAGTTTTCAGCGTATTTCTTCCGATATTCACTTGGCGAGCAACCTGCTTTTTTACTAAACAGCCTGATGAAATATTTGGTATCTTGATATCCTAGCTGATAGGAAATTTCCTTGATGCTTATTTCCGTATAGTAGAGCAATCTTTGCGCTTCATTCATCACTTCCTTTTGTATATGTTCGGAAGCGGATAAACCGGTTACTTTTTTTACTGTATCGCTTAGATGTCCAACAGTTATATTAAGCATTTCTGCAAATTCAGATGGACGCTTTATACTCCGGAAATGTGATTTTACAAGATTCCTGAATTCCTTCGTGAGACTGATAGAACGTAGACTGATACTTTCGGAATTAATGAATGATTGGCGTTTGTAGCATAAAACTGCCTGTTCAATAAAAGCTGAAAGCAATGGTTCTTCAACTTGCCTGTAAGCGCTATCGTTCAGATCTTGTAATTTCATCATTGAATCAAAGATTGTTCTAAACCAATCACGCTCATTATTGGAGAGAGCGATAATCAAGGTTCCCTCTAACAAATTATCCAAACTGGTTTGTGCCGTTCTACCGATATGACGGCTTTCAAAAGACAAATAACAACCGGTTGCGCTAAGAGTCTCTAGAATCTGATGAACTTGTCCAGGAGGAGAGATAAAAAGTGTCCCCACCGGCATTGTTAAATGCTTAAAATCAAATACAACTTCAAGCTGATCAGCTTCAATTAGCATGCAAGTATAATGGTCGTGCCTGTGGGGTGAAAGTGCTTTTATAATACCTGGTGTAGATCCGTTCCAAATACCAACAGCAATCCCACTGCTGTAATCCATTCTATTTAATGTAATTGAATCGTTTTTAGGCATAACAATTTCTTTGTACAACTAATTTAGTTTTTCTTTATTTAATAGTGTGTATTATTCAAGACTAAAATTAAAGAAGCTAACTAAATGTGCAATTTTACATCCGTCACAAAATTAAAAAACATCCATTTTTAACAGTTATCTAAAATTCCAACGTTGCAAACAGACAGAATTGATAACTAAAACAAAAAATTAAGTATATCGTTGCCTTGATCGGTTGGACCTTCAGTTTATGAATCAATGAATTATTTAAATTTCATTTGGATTGTTTAAATAAAAGCATGATTAAACTATAATAAAAACAGGTAGTATATAGTAACAAGCAACTTTTACTATTTCAAAAAATAACCATTACCTTTACATCTTCTTTAAAACTAAAATAGTTATGCAAGGCAATACAGCGTACAGAAAGAAAATAATAAGATCCAGCTATGTCAAATTAATCGGGATATCTATTATCGTTAGTATTATCTGTTGTCTTATATCTTATACCTTAAAACATTTGACAGGACAGGTACAGGAATACCTCTTTGAAGAAATTATAACCACGGAAAACAAATTGTTAATCTTTTTACCAAGTGTAGGCATTACAGCAATCTATTTCCTACGTAAATATTTCTTTCAGAACAGAAAAAATAAAGGAATTAAAGAAATATATACAACCCTGGAAACAAGAAAGGATCATCTTCCTTTTTTTAAAATACCTTCTCATTGCATTAATGGCTTTTTAACGGTGATTTTTGGAGGATCTACAGGAGTCGAAGTATCAACAGTAGTTGCCACCGCAACAGTTGGTAATCAGGCCTACAAACATTTGCATAGTGCATGGGCCTACAAAACGGAGCTGATATGTGCAGGTATTATAGCGGGTGTAACCGTACTCTTTGGAAGTGCGTTGGGCGGTTTTCTATTTGCATTTGAAGTTATTGCACGTAAATACAATAAAACCTTACTGATCAGTGGAATAAGTTCGATGATTGTAGCTCATCTATTTGTACATTTTTATGACTCAAATCCACTATTTACATTTAAGGTACAGGACTGGCGGTGGCAATCCATACCTTTTGCTGTGATACTAAGTTTAATCGGAGGTATATTTGCCCTTTATTTTACAAAAATTGTCATCTACGCAAAAACTTTTTTTGGTGGGATTAACAACAATTTCATCCGCGTAAATTTAGGTGCCATAACTGTTGGGGTATTTATATTTTTTCTTCCGGCTTTATATGGTGATAGTTATCACGGACTTGGTAAAATCCTCGAATGTAGTTCGTACGACATTGTTAATCTCGCATATTTAATTCCTCTGGTTTTGCTCATCTTCATAAAGCCATTGGCGGCTTCCCTCACTCTCGGCGCAGGCGGTGACGGCGGTGTATTTGCCCCGAGTATTGTTACAGGTGCATTTTTAGGGGTATTTTTTGCCCAATTCTGCAACCATTATTTAGGTACCCATCTTGTGGTTATTAACTTTGCGTTATTTGGAGCCGCTGCCATGCTTTCCGCAGCTATTCATGCCCCTCTTACTGCCATGTTTATTATTTCCAGTATCGTACCGTCTGGATATCTATTGCTGTTTCCTTTATTCATCAGTAGTGTTATTTCTAAAATACTGGCAAAGAAAATCTATCCTTACAATGTGTATACTTACAAAGAATTTTCAAGCAGCCCGAATGTAGTAAATTGATTAAAAGTACCGTACGGTATTTAAATATAACAAATCATAACAATAAAATCTTTTTTGTTTATATTGGATTATTACATTTACTAAAAAAGTAATTTGCAAAAAACTTTACAACTAGAAGTATTTAAATATTAAAATCGGAATTACTAATTCCTTTTTGATTTGGCTCAAACGAAGGAAATCATAAATAAAAGTGTTGGAAGATATGCTCGTATGGGGAGCACAAATAGACAAACGGCGCCAAGTGAAGAAGGATGGCGCCATTTAACTTAAATCTTAGAAAGTTTCTGAACTATTAGAATAAACCATCAGTTAATCAATTTCTCTCGGGCGCTCCAAGATAACTTGGGTACTTATCATTAGGGTTAACTATAATACGCTCCAATACGACTTCAGGATCGATCATATAAATTTTCAAAGTATGAATACCCGCTTTTTTCACATCCAGTGCTGCATCCAGCAACGCTGGTTATCAAATACTTCAGTACGGCGGGGCTTTTCACGGGAAATTAGAGCGTAATTATGACCGAAATCCGGCAGTGGTTTGAGGTTTTTTGAACGGCTGAGATTCTCAGCTGTATACTCTTTAAATTCATCGTGGTATCCCTTTCTGGCATCGAGTATAACAGGGTCACCGTTATCAATAGAAACCGCTATTCTTAATCCGCCGCCCGGGTTGATATCCTGAGTTGGTAGAATTCCAAGCAATACTGTTGTGGAACCGGACTCAGGCAGAAAAATCTGATACTCCAATCGAGGTGTCTTTTCAGGGGTTGAGCTTGGTGCTGTTGTAGGATAAATACCCATACAGGCTTCAGCTCTTCCCAAGCCAGGCAATACGATCCATTCTGCATTATCACCTGCTATCTTTAAACTGAATTTATTCGCGGGAATAGAAAACTCACCGGAAAATCCACCATAATAATCAGTTTTGCCTGCTGGTGTCACTTTTTTCAACGTATTTATAACTACCGGTACTTTAGTATTATTCTGATTAATTTCAATCAAGCCGCTTCCTTTGCCTTCAGGAGCTTTTTTCCAGTCGATATCTACATATAGGCGTTGTTCGGTTTCTGTGCTTCCTTTAGCATTACTTAATCTGATCCACGGTTTATCCGCTTTGGCTGTAAAGTTTAGTAGCCCTTTTCCACGGTTAAAGATGTCGATATAATAATGCTGCTTGTCAAGAATGTCAAATTGGGGCAGCTCTGCTTTTCCTTCTGTTCCTGGCCAAGCATTTGTACTACCTTCCACTGCAACACCCAATGAAGGTGAAGCCAACAGGGTAACCTCATCAAGTGGAGGCAAACTATTCTCCTTCGGCATCGACCAGTGTTGGTAACCCAAATGTACGTCGCTCATCATATTTTTCCATTTGCCGCCAGCAATAGAATCATTGTAACGGGTGCTCAGTTTTTTATCCAGCTCAAAAAGTTCGCGGGCACGATTGGCATAATCATTAGCACTTACCCGACCTTGCTTAGCATAAAGATTATTACGTCCTGCTGCCAGATAAATCTCTGCCACACCAGCTGAAGCTTTAACAGGATAAAGCACTAGTTGATAATAAGCATCCAAAGCCTCTTTCGGCATTTCCTTTTCCAAAGCTTCTGCTCTTGCGGTAAGATCCTGCCACCTCTTTTGTACCTTTTCGGCTTCGTGGTAATTGACAAAACTGAAAATACTCGGATCCTGTACTTCCGGCTTTCTCATCAAATTATATTTTGAATATTTTGATACTAGCTCTGCAATTTCTGCAGCGTGTTCTTT
This region of Chryseobacterium vaccae genomic DNA includes:
- a CDS encoding cyclic nucleotide-binding domain-containing protein, translating into MKPTIYNIEAYEDTEILMISQEGIKEMTKVTAFNELTKRLDMNHGIAMQNRVNNAISLPAVERYNNLFKTHPACIVSGNYKRNFEPYPKTKIIFKILIKPFPDFQR
- a CDS encoding SDR family oxidoreductase, whose translation is MDIGDIGLKIPLVFKCVAYFKNFTILNKSDMKILVVGGTGLTGRLVTNKLEKLGHKVVIGSSSQGVNILTSEGLQKALTGTEIVIDLSNSSSPEGENALQFFETAGKNLVKAELNASVKHHIVLSIVGTDDALEIGYLRAKKLQEDTIKNSGIPYTIIRSTQFHEHVEAIIQVQGEGDKVFVSNLDYQPIALDDVAEFIVQFSLEEPKNNTIEIAGPRRGKMEAFVSEYIQITGQDKKVIIDNENKYMHFVVPTSLLVPAGQYSAGQVLFEDWALETFKS
- a CDS encoding YybH family protein, producing the protein MIGQNFVESSLFSLSKTPEGIVDSFLAHMNSFHTETMLRFYEEDAIFINDNGEPRRGRLEIARELDCFFKFGLPIKITTRNVYVDGNLASLILDWNIAGIANNGEKICMRGTSNDYAKRGTDGYWRYWFENPFGVQVRSLF
- a CDS encoding AraC family transcriptional regulator, whose protein sequence is MYKEIVMPKNDSITLNRMDYSSGIAVGIWNGSTPGIIKALSPHRHDHYTCMLIEADQLEVVFDFKHLTMPVGTLFISPPGQVHQILETLSATGCYLSFESRHIGRTAQTSLDNLLEGTLIIALSNNERDWFRTIFDSMMKLQDLNDSAYRQVEEPLLSAFIEQAVLCYKRQSFINSESISLRSISLTKEFRNLVKSHFRSIKRPSEFAEMLNITVGHLSDTVKKVTGLSASEHIQKEVMNEAQRLLYYTEISIKEISYQLGYQDTKYFIRLFSKKAGCSPSEYRKKYAENSDQTLDH
- a CDS encoding chloride channel protein, producing MTGQVQEYLFEEIITTENKLLIFLPSVGITAIYFLRKYFFQNRKNKGIKEIYTTLETRKDHLPFFKIPSHCINGFLTVIFGGSTGVEVSTVVATATVGNQAYKHLHSAWAYKTELICAGIIAGVTVLFGSALGGFLFAFEVIARKYNKTLLISGISSMIVAHLFVHFYDSNPLFTFKVQDWRWQSIPFAVILSLIGGIFALYFTKIVIYAKTFFGGINNNFIRVNLGAITVGVFIFFLPALYGDSYHGLGKILECSSYDIVNLAYLIPLVLLIFIKPLAASLTLGAGGDGGVFAPSIVTGAFLGVFFAQFCNHYLGTHLVVINFALFGAAAMLSAAIHAPLTAMFIISSIVPSGYLLLFPLFISSVISKILAKKIYPYNVYTYKEFSSSPNVVN
- a CDS encoding glycosyl hydrolase 115 family protein — its product is MLSANQTSDYMTDWATGIFGKEHAAEIAELVSKYSKYNLMRKPEVQDPSIFSFVNYHEAEKVQKRWQDLTARAEALEKEMPKEALDAYYQLVLYPVKASAGVAEIYLAAGRNNLYAKQGRVSANDYANRARELFELDKKLSTRYNDSIAGGKWKNMMSDVHLGYQHWSMPKENSLPPLDEVTLLASPSLGVAVEGSTNAWPGTEGKAELPQFDILDKQHYYIDIFNRGKGLLNFTAKADKPWIRLSNAKGSTETEQRLYVDIDWKKAPEGKGSGLIEINQNNTKVPVVINTLKKVTPAGKTDYYGGFSGEFSIPANKFSLKIAGDNAEWIVLPGLGRAEACMGIYPTTAPSSTPEKTPRLEYQIFLPESGSTTVLLGILPTQDINPGGGLRIAVSIDNGDPVILDARKGYHDEFKEYTAENLSRSKNLKPLPDFGHNYALISREKPRRTEVFDNQRCWMQHWM